A stretch of Elusimicrobiota bacterium DNA encodes these proteins:
- a CDS encoding response regulator SirA: MGQNNHEIDGKMDPSSPHAQLHLFAQPERNKITHIIKRDGRLVAFNKLKIVNAIYRAAVAVGGRDRDRSEALADQAMKALGAAYPAGSTPSVEEIQDVVEKVLIENGHAKTAKAFILYRLERARTREKKPEVTAVEDYIPYKVLWRVLSWNVDHGCHTVEGLNAQMAGGWKKLIKDAERAYHDEIHHVADIVLKRLPDVRLVIVAGPSSSGKTTTTMKISERLKSKGHPFLLLNLDNYFRELSEQPKDEYGDYDFEMPVALDLPLINEHLSQLMEGRAIRMPVYNFKTGRREKETREFRLRENEILLIDSLHGLYEGMTGGVAPETKFKFYIEALTQIKDADGEFVRWADLRLMRRMVRDSWHRSYDPAMTVGHWHYVRRSELRYIVPYIQQVDYIFNGALPYELPYHRARLADHMPAIVDKFKGDPKKADALLRAERLQRLMAALKSPASTDDVPDDSLLREFIGGSRYVY; this comes from the coding sequence ATGGGGCAAAATAACCACGAGATCGACGGAAAAATGGACCCCTCTTCGCCCCACGCCCAGCTCCACCTGTTCGCTCAGCCCGAGCGGAACAAGATCACCCACATCATCAAGCGCGACGGCCGATTGGTGGCCTTTAACAAGCTGAAAATCGTCAACGCCATTTACCGCGCCGCCGTGGCCGTCGGCGGGCGGGACCGGGACCGCTCCGAGGCCCTGGCCGACCAAGCGATGAAAGCCCTGGGCGCGGCGTATCCCGCCGGCTCCACCCCCTCCGTCGAGGAAATCCAGGACGTGGTGGAAAAAGTGCTCATTGAAAACGGCCACGCCAAAACGGCCAAAGCGTTCATCCTCTACCGCCTGGAGCGGGCCCGCACGCGGGAGAAGAAGCCCGAAGTCACCGCGGTCGAAGACTACATCCCCTACAAAGTCCTCTGGCGGGTGTTGTCCTGGAACGTGGACCACGGGTGCCACACGGTGGAGGGCTTGAACGCCCAAATGGCCGGGGGTTGGAAAAAGCTTATCAAGGACGCCGAACGGGCCTACCACGATGAGATCCACCACGTGGCCGACATCGTGTTGAAGCGCCTGCCCGACGTCCGGTTGGTCATCGTGGCCGGGCCCTCCAGTTCGGGCAAAACGACGACCACGATGAAAATCAGCGAGCGCCTCAAATCCAAGGGCCACCCTTTTCTCCTGCTCAATTTGGACAATTATTTTCGGGAATTGTCCGAACAACCCAAGGACGAATACGGCGACTACGACTTTGAAATGCCGGTGGCCCTGGACTTGCCCTTGATCAACGAGCATCTGAGCCAGTTGATGGAAGGGCGGGCGATCCGCATGCCCGTTTACAATTTCAAAACCGGCCGACGGGAAAAGGAAACCAGGGAGTTCCGCCTTCGGGAGAACGAAATCCTCCTGATTGACAGCTTGCACGGCCTTTACGAAGGCATGACGGGGGGCGTGGCCCCCGAAACCAAGTTCAAGTTTTACATCGAAGCCCTGACCCAGATCAAAGACGCCGACGGCGAGTTCGTCCGCTGGGCCGATCTGCGTCTCATGCGGCGGATGGTCCGGGACAGCTGGCACCGCAGCTACGACCCGGCCATGACGGTGGGCCATTGGCATTACGTGCGCCGAAGCGAACTGCGCTACATCGTTCCCTACATCCAGCAGGTGGATTACATTTTCAACGGCGCCCTGCCCTACGAACTGCCGTACCACCGGGCGCGCCTGGCGGACCACATGCCCGCCATCGTTGATAAATTTAAAGGGGACCCCAAAAAAGCCGACGCCCTCCTGCGGGCCGAACGGCTCCAGCGACTGATGGCGGCGTTGAAGTCCCCGGCGTCGACCGACGACGTCCCCGACGACTCCCTGTTGCGGGAATTTATCGGCGGCAGCCGGTATGTTTATTAG
- a CDS encoding DUF547 domain-containing protein: MNARTAMAFFFLATGTAAAARAASPVDDLDRVLRARVRADGRVDYAGLRGADRLGLDGYLAWAATASVAGWSDGRRAAFWINTYNARVLAVVAGRPTLRSISEDFALFDVPFDAAGERLSLNDIEHRILRGKSRQGKKPLPALGPAVFDPRIHFALVCGARDCPRLRSFAYTEENLEKTSTENAADFANAPRHLRIENGRLIVSSLLNWYGEDFEPLGGAAAYLSGLLEKVPRPDAAAIRSKLKGGFDGAAFRYDWSVNDEKPR, translated from the coding sequence ATGAACGCACGAACCGCCATGGCTTTTTTCTTTCTCGCGACCGGGACGGCCGCCGCCGCCCGGGCGGCATCGCCCGTCGACGACCTCGACCGCGTTTTGCGGGCCCGGGTCCGGGCCGACGGCCGGGTGGATTACGCGGGACTGCGCGGGGCCGACCGATTGGGCCTGGACGGCTATTTGGCCTGGGCCGCCACGGCCTCCGTCGCCGGGTGGAGCGACGGACGGCGCGCGGCGTTTTGGATCAACACCTACAACGCGCGGGTATTGGCCGTCGTGGCGGGGCGGCCGACGCTCCGATCCATCAGCGAAGATTTCGCCCTTTTCGACGTTCCCTTTGACGCGGCCGGGGAACGGCTTTCCTTGAACGACATTGAGCACCGAATTCTTCGCGGAAAGTCCCGCCAAGGGAAAAAGCCGCTCCCCGCCCTGGGCCCCGCCGTTTTCGATCCCCGGATTCATTTTGCCCTCGTGTGCGGGGCGCGGGATTGTCCCCGCCTAAGGTCTTTCGCCTACACCGAGGAGAATCTGGAAAAAACATCGACGGAAAACGCCGCCGATTTTGCGAACGCCCCCCGGCATCTGCGGATTGAGAACGGGCGTCTGATCGTGTCGAGCCTATTGAATTGGTACGGGGAGGATTTTGAGCCCCTGGGCGGGGCGGCGGCGTATTTGTCCGGTTTGTTGGAGAAGGTTCCCCGCCCCGACGCGGCGGCGATTCGTTCCAAGCTGAAGGGGGGGTTTGACGGGGCCGCGTTTCGTTACGACTGGTCGGTGAACGACGAGAAACCGCGTTAG
- a CDS encoding ATP-dependent Clp protease adaptor ClpS has product MSPTSIGARAAADRPETTDHGRRGLGWKTILFNCDCHSFQEVALQLTKAIRCDFTRGLALANVVHHTGSATVYSGPRERCEAVAAVLEDIRLRVQVAQ; this is encoded by the coding sequence ATGAGTCCGACGTCGATCGGAGCCCGGGCCGCCGCGGACCGGCCCGAAACCACCGATCACGGGCGCCGGGGCCTGGGGTGGAAAACGATTTTGTTTAATTGCGATTGCCATTCGTTTCAAGAGGTGGCGTTGCAGTTGACGAAGGCCATCCGTTGCGATTTCACGCGCGGGTTGGCCTTGGCCAACGTGGTGCACCACACCGGCAGTGCGACGGTTTATTCCGGACCGCGGGAACGGTGCGAGGCGGTGGCGGCCGTTCTGGAAGACATTCGATTGCGGGTGCAGGTGGCCCAGTGA